Proteins from a genomic interval of Hydrogenophaga sp. PAMC20947:
- the queC gene encoding 7-cyano-7-deazaguanine synthase QueC, which translates to MSDALTPPSSVPLRPSAIPHHTSALVLFSGGQDSTTCLAQALARYPRVETLGFDYGQRHSVEMTARLQVLGELRGRFPDWSTRLGEDHVLDLAVLGKVSETSLTRDMAFRMEESGLPNTFVPGRNLLFLTLAAALAYRRGIQVIITGVCETDFSGYPDCRDDTMKALQVALSLGMDHRFLIDTPLMWIDKAATWRLAHDVGAASGVEGGGQQLVDLIVEHTHTCYLGDREHRHAWGYGCGTCPACELRARGWVGFVGG; encoded by the coding sequence ATGTCCGACGCTCTCACGCCCCCTTCCTCCGTCCCCCTGCGCCCGTCCGCCATCCCACACCACACCAGTGCGCTGGTGCTGTTCTCGGGCGGCCAGGATTCCACCACATGCCTGGCTCAGGCCTTGGCGCGTTATCCGCGCGTAGAGACCTTGGGCTTTGACTACGGTCAGCGCCACAGCGTGGAGATGACCGCTCGGCTGCAGGTGCTGGGTGAATTGCGAGGCCGGTTCCCGGACTGGTCCACCCGCCTGGGGGAGGACCATGTGCTGGATCTGGCCGTGCTCGGCAAGGTCAGCGAAACCTCGCTCACCCGGGACATGGCGTTTCGCATGGAGGAAAGCGGCCTGCCCAACACCTTTGTGCCGGGCCGCAACCTGCTGTTTTTGACGCTCGCCGCCGCGCTGGCTTACCGGCGCGGTATTCAAGTGATCATCACCGGTGTGTGCGAAACGGATTTCTCCGGGTACCCTGATTGCCGCGACGACACCATGAAGGCGTTGCAGGTCGCGCTGTCGCTGGGCATGGACCACCGTTTCCTGATCGACACCCCCCTCATGTGGATCGACAAAGCCGCCACCTGGCGGCTGGCTCACGATGTGGGCGCGGCTTCAGGCGTCGAAGGCGGAGGACAACAGCTGGTGGATTTGATCGTGGAGCACACCCACACCTGCTACCTCGGCGACCGGGAACACCGCCATGCCTGGGGCTATGGATGTGGCACCTGCCCCGCGTGCGAGTTGCGGGCGCGGGGCTGGGTGGGGTTTGTCGGGGGTTGA